One window from the genome of Mauremys mutica isolate MM-2020 ecotype Southern chromosome 4, ASM2049712v1, whole genome shotgun sequence encodes:
- the ATP5PB gene encoding ATP synthase F(0) complex subunit B1, mitochondrial isoform X2, giving the protein MLSRLGLRAAPAALKSLAPSLSVGSFHTGQHCLAPLPPLPEKGGQVRHGLIPEEFFQFLYPKTGVTGPYVLGTGLLFYLLSKEIYIVNHETIAGACVVGILIYIVKKYGGDVAAFADKLNEEKVATVLAVKNDSVNHLESIIEQEKKEQWRVEGRNYLFDAKRNNIAMLLETNYRERLLTVYNEVKKRLDYQIAVQQLTRRKEQDHMINWIEKNVIQSITAQQEKESIAKCISDLKMLSKSTRVAV; this is encoded by the exons ATCGTTCCACACAGGTCAGCACTGCTTGGCTCCTTTACCACCTCTCCCTGAGAAAGGAGGGCAAGTTCGTCATGGGTTGATCCCAGAGGAATTTTTCCAATTCCTGTATCCTAAAACAGGAGTCACAG GGCCCTATGTGCTGGGGACTGGGCTACTGTTCTACCTTCTCTCCAAGGAAATCTATATAGTCAACCATGAAACAATTGCAGGTGCCTGCGTGGTGGGAATTCTCATTTATATAGTTAAAAAATATGGGGGTGATGTAGCAGCTTTTGCTGATAAGCTCAATGAG GAGAAAGTTGCCACAGTTTTAGCTGTGAAAAATGATTCAGTCAACCACCTGGAGTCAATAATTGAACAGGAAAAGAAGGAGCAATGGAGGGTTGAAGGCCGCAATTATCTCTTTGATGCCAAGCGG AATAACATTGCTATGCTGCTAGAGACTAACTACCGAGAAAGGCTGCTCACTGTATACAATGAAGTGAAGAAGCGGCTAGACTATCAGATCGCTGTACAGCAACTGACACGTCGTAAGGAACAAGATCACATGATCAACTGGATAGAGAAAAATGTCATCCAGAGCATCACTGCTCAACAG GAGAAGGAGAGTATTGCCAAGTGCATCTCAGATTTGAAGATGTTATCGAAGAGCACACGGGTGGCAGTATAA
- the ATP5PB gene encoding ATP synthase F(0) complex subunit B1, mitochondrial isoform X1: MLSRLGLRAAPAALKSLAPSLSVGVLHASRSFHTGQHCLAPLPPLPEKGGQVRHGLIPEEFFQFLYPKTGVTGPYVLGTGLLFYLLSKEIYIVNHETIAGACVVGILIYIVKKYGGDVAAFADKLNEEKVATVLAVKNDSVNHLESIIEQEKKEQWRVEGRNYLFDAKRNNIAMLLETNYRERLLTVYNEVKKRLDYQIAVQQLTRRKEQDHMINWIEKNVIQSITAQQEKESIAKCISDLKMLSKSTRVAV, from the exons TGTATTGCATGCGTCTAGATCGTTCCACACAGGTCAGCACTGCTTGGCTCCTTTACCACCTCTCCCTGAGAAAGGAGGGCAAGTTCGTCATGGGTTGATCCCAGAGGAATTTTTCCAATTCCTGTATCCTAAAACAGGAGTCACAG GGCCCTATGTGCTGGGGACTGGGCTACTGTTCTACCTTCTCTCCAAGGAAATCTATATAGTCAACCATGAAACAATTGCAGGTGCCTGCGTGGTGGGAATTCTCATTTATATAGTTAAAAAATATGGGGGTGATGTAGCAGCTTTTGCTGATAAGCTCAATGAG GAGAAAGTTGCCACAGTTTTAGCTGTGAAAAATGATTCAGTCAACCACCTGGAGTCAATAATTGAACAGGAAAAGAAGGAGCAATGGAGGGTTGAAGGCCGCAATTATCTCTTTGATGCCAAGCGG AATAACATTGCTATGCTGCTAGAGACTAACTACCGAGAAAGGCTGCTCACTGTATACAATGAAGTGAAGAAGCGGCTAGACTATCAGATCGCTGTACAGCAACTGACACGTCGTAAGGAACAAGATCACATGATCAACTGGATAGAGAAAAATGTCATCCAGAGCATCACTGCTCAACAG GAGAAGGAGAGTATTGCCAAGTGCATCTCAGATTTGAAGATGTTATCGAAGAGCACACGGGTGGCAGTATAA